One window of the Rhipicephalus microplus isolate Deutch F79 chromosome 2, USDA_Rmic, whole genome shotgun sequence genome contains the following:
- the Spf30 gene encoding survival of motor neuron-related-splicing factor 30: MALDDPTASLQNYQVQLQQVEAALTNDPDDKDLLKLKEDLLEVISLTLNLISTSSEEQSEKQGSGESSKRSGGEASGSKDDDVGWFPGDKCLALWKDGQYYDATIDDIIGEGQATVTFTAYGNTIIQKLSQLKAHKNKRSMNNVIEGGPKTKKQLLLAEREYKKKKAQKKAVRLKQIEEDREKEKNKWQEFNSKAFNKNKKGQVKKSIFASPDNVNGRVGVGTCGIGGRPMTEFHHQEKWRKQAGASGSQAGTPMPTPVGASGLVSLPTFTMPSGMPGPSIF; the protein is encoded by the exons ATGGCGCTGGACGATCCTACTGCCAGTCTTCAGAACTATCAAGTTCAGCTTCAGCAG GTGGAAGCTGCGCTCACAAACGACCCGGATGACAAGGATTTGTTGAAACTAAAGGAGGACCTGCTT GAAGTTATAAGCCTGACATTGAATTTGATCAGCACAAGCTCAGAAGAACAGTCAGAGAAACAAGGATCTGGCGAGAGTTCGAAACGCTCAGGAGGAGAAGCCTCAGGGTCCAAGGACGACGATGTCGGCTGGTTTCCTGGGGACAAGTGCCTAGCTTTGTGGAAAGATGGACA GTACTACGATGCCACCATCGATGACATCATTGGCGAAGGGCAAGCTACGGTCACCTTCACAGCTTACGGGAACACAATCATCCAGAAG CTCTCTCAACTGAAAGCCCACAAAAACAAGCGGTCTATGAACAATGTCATCGAAGGAGGACCAAAAACCAA GAAGCAGCTGTTGCTTGCCGAGAGGGAATACAAGAAGAAGAAGGCCCAGAAGAAGGCTGTGCGCCTGAAGCAGATCGAGGAAGATCGAGAAAAGGAGAAGAACAAGTGGCAAGAGTTCAACTCAAAG GCcttcaacaagaacaagaaaggTCAGGTGAAAAAGAGCATCTTCGCCTCGCCAGACAACGTCAATGGACGGGTTGGGGTGGGCACGTGCGGCATAGGAGGCCGGCCCATGACCGAGTTCCACCACCAGGAAAAGTGGCGCAAGCAAGCGGGTGCCTCGGGCAGCCAGGCTGGCACACCAATGCCCACGCCCGTTGGTGCTTCAGGGCTGGTGTCCCTGCCCACATTTACCATGCCATCTGGAATGCCCGGTCCTTCCATCTTTTGA